One window of Silvimonas iriomotensis genomic DNA carries:
- a CDS encoding cell division protein FtsI yields the protein MRHLWTRFTLLRLCCALISLLMLSGCVVVPTIPVGELVTAAADGIATVTSAASSGNSGAPFEYVRPYLSLKEVCIDWNEVVAVPDFVPSLQLLLKRYGVESRVYSPGTAPTGCAELTYTASRKWERRYGRDEDSSYLASASLTLRRNGQLLGSATYEAGNFGFDKWKNTGAKLAPVVDTLLAGN from the coding sequence ATGCGACACTTGTGGACCCGTTTTACCTTGCTGCGCCTGTGCTGTGCGCTGATATCCCTGCTGATGCTCAGCGGCTGTGTGGTGGTGCCGACCATTCCGGTGGGCGAACTGGTCACCGCAGCGGCAGACGGCATTGCCACTGTGACCTCGGCAGCGTCCAGCGGTAACAGCGGCGCTCCGTTTGAATATGTCCGGCCGTATCTCTCCCTGAAAGAAGTCTGCATCGACTGGAATGAAGTCGTTGCGGTGCCGGATTTCGTCCCCTCCCTGCAATTGCTGCTTAAACGCTACGGCGTGGAAAGCCGCGTGTATTCGCCGGGCACCGCCCCCACCGGGTGTGCCGAGCTGACCTACACCGCCAGCCGCAAATGGGAGCGCCGCTATGGTCGGGACGAAGATTCCTCCTACCTGGCCAGCGCCTCGCTGACCTTGCGCCGCAACGGGCAGTTGCTGGGTAGTGCGACCTATGAGGCAGGCAACTTCGGGTTCGATAAATGGAAGAACACGGGCGCCAAGCTGGCACCGGTGGTCGATACCTTGCTGGCCGGCAATTAA
- a CDS encoding flagellar basal body L-ring protein FlgH, translated as MANQDFSDVRHRICQAACILGLMVLAGCSSDPASIVTRPTRALPQPTLITMDNQGSIFQNATAQMLFEEAVASRVGDTLTIQIQESLTGSNKSTTNASKNGEVAFKGPGSTSSMGGVIKELFDLNVISTGSDTFKGSGQTDNANSMTGTLSVSVIDVLPNGLLEIAGSKRIAVNGDLNQLRFSGLVKKRDIKAGNVVSSQKVADVQLEQVGRGVVADANTVGWLQRTFMSVLGFD; from the coding sequence GTGGCAAACCAGGATTTCAGCGATGTCAGACACCGCATCTGTCAGGCCGCGTGCATTCTTGGCCTGATGGTGCTGGCCGGATGCTCCAGCGACCCGGCGTCCATTGTCACCCGCCCGACCCGCGCCTTGCCGCAGCCCACGTTGATCACCATGGATAACCAGGGCTCCATCTTCCAGAACGCGACGGCGCAAATGCTGTTTGAAGAAGCCGTCGCCAGCCGCGTGGGCGATACGCTTACCATCCAGATCCAGGAAAGCCTGACCGGCAGCAACAAATCGACCACCAACGCCAGCAAGAACGGCGAAGTGGCCTTCAAAGGCCCAGGTTCCACGTCGTCCATGGGCGGCGTGATCAAAGAGTTGTTTGATCTGAACGTGATCTCTACCGGTTCCGATACCTTCAAAGGCTCGGGCCAGACTGACAACGCCAATTCCATGACCGGCACGCTTTCGGTGTCGGTGATTGATGTCCTGCCCAACGGGCTGCTGGAGATCGCCGGCAGCAAGCGCATTGCCGTCAACGGCGATCTGAACCAGCTGCGCTTCTCGGGCCTTGTCAAAAAGCGCGACATCAAAGCGGGCAACGTGGTCTCGTCGCAAAAAGTGGCAGATGTGCAACTGGAACAAGTCGGGCGCGGGGTCGTGGCCGATGCCAACACGGTGGGCTGGTTGCAACGTACTTTCATGAGTGTGCTGGGTTTCGACTGA
- a CDS encoding ATP-binding protein, translated as MGRRFALVALGTFNAALLLVLWAQADRYGVRLVVELVVLAELVLAMCFFQARRQRGAETASLVPLAAPAADAGPLADLAHELRSPLTVLAGEIEAMQIGLRQPDAQTLDAMAGEVQRLSRLLQDLDRLLGHTRPADSVPIQIIDVGGLIEQLLQRHRLSLQRAGLTVTLTRKPAPSVAGDVLRLEQLFTNLLQNSLRYTDPPGQIVIRVEGTYDGAVEVTWEDSSPGVPGQDLPRLTERFYRVPGHGVRHPHASGLGLAIARAIAEAHSATLHARHSQLGGLCWVLRVEAAEEEMTHEASGIAG; from the coding sequence TTGGGGCGCAGGTTTGCGCTGGTCGCGCTTGGCACATTCAATGCCGCGTTATTGCTGGTGTTGTGGGCGCAGGCCGACCGCTACGGCGTGCGTCTGGTGGTAGAACTGGTCGTGCTGGCAGAACTGGTGCTGGCGATGTGTTTTTTCCAGGCACGGCGCCAGCGCGGGGCAGAGACCGCCAGCCTGGTTCCGCTTGCGGCACCGGCCGCAGACGCTGGCCCGCTGGCCGATCTGGCCCACGAACTGCGCTCACCGTTGACGGTGCTGGCCGGGGAGATCGAGGCCATGCAGATCGGCTTGCGCCAGCCAGACGCCCAGACCCTGGACGCCATGGCAGGGGAGGTCCAGCGGCTGTCGCGCCTGCTGCAAGACCTGGATCGCCTGCTGGGCCATACCCGCCCGGCTGACAGCGTGCCGATACAGATCATTGATGTGGGCGGCTTGATTGAACAATTGCTGCAGCGGCATCGGCTGTCGCTGCAACGCGCCGGGCTGACGGTGACACTTACCCGCAAGCCCGCGCCCAGCGTGGCCGGAGACGTACTGCGGCTGGAGCAGCTTTTCACCAACCTGCTGCAAAACAGCCTGCGTTATACCGACCCGCCCGGCCAGATTGTGATCCGGGTTGAAGGCACGTATGACGGCGCGGTGGAAGTGACCTGGGAAGATAGCTCGCCCGGGGTGCCAGGTCAGGATTTACCCCGTTTGACCGAACGGTTTTACCGCGTACCGGGCCATGGTGTGCGCCACCCGCATGCCAGCGGGCTGGGTCTTGCCATTGCCCGCGCCATTGCTGAAGCCCACAGCGCCACGCTGCACGCCCGCCATAGTCAGCTGGGCGGTTTGTGCTGGGTGTTGCGGGTAGAAGCCGCTGAAGAGGAAATGACCCATGAAGCCAGTGGTATTGCTGGTTGA
- a CDS encoding sugar ABC transporter ATP-binding protein, producing MGEIVLEVERISKRFGATRALDNVALQVRSHEVLALMGENGAGKSTLMKVLSGVYQPDAGEIRLLGKPVKLHAPADARAVGINLIYQELAVAPHMTVAQNVFMGSEPRGRFGRVDQAAMRTRTNEVLQQLGARFGADTLAGSLGIADQQQVEIARSLIHKSRVLIMDEPTAALSDRETERLFAVIRRLRDDGIAIVYISHRMAEMTELADRVAVMRDGGYVGTLIKAEAAPERVIQMMVGRPLDDFYQRREHVEKGPVRLEVRNIISPKINDASFHVCAGEVLGLAGLVGAGRTELARIIFGADPKASGDIVVDGKPVNIRQPLDAMKLGIGYLPEDRKGQGLFLQLSALANTTMSVLNRHSRAGLLNHKALRKLTEDAIKQLSVKVPGPDGIVGGLSGGNQQKLLLARWLAIKPRVLILDEPTRGVDVGAKSEIYRIINQLAASGVAVVVISSELPEVIGICDRVVVMREGHITGEVSGEAINQETIMTCATLATTQPALALAA from the coding sequence ATGGGTGAAATCGTTCTTGAAGTAGAGCGCATCAGCAAACGTTTTGGTGCCACGCGCGCGCTGGATAACGTGGCGCTGCAGGTCCGCAGCCACGAAGTCCTCGCCCTGATGGGCGAGAACGGCGCCGGCAAAAGCACGCTGATGAAGGTGCTCTCTGGCGTCTATCAGCCTGATGCGGGCGAAATCCGCCTGCTGGGCAAACCGGTCAAACTGCATGCCCCTGCCGATGCCCGCGCAGTGGGGATCAATCTGATTTATCAGGAACTCGCCGTGGCCCCGCACATGACGGTGGCCCAGAACGTGTTCATGGGCAGCGAGCCGCGCGGGCGTTTTGGCCGGGTTGACCAGGCGGCCATGCGCACGCGCACGAATGAAGTGTTGCAACAACTGGGCGCGCGCTTTGGCGCAGACACGCTGGCCGGATCACTGGGCATTGCCGATCAGCAGCAGGTAGAAATCGCCCGCTCGCTCATCCACAAAAGCCGCGTGCTGATCATGGATGAACCCACCGCCGCGCTGTCTGACCGCGAAACCGAGCGCCTGTTTGCCGTGATCCGCCGCCTGCGTGATGACGGCATTGCCATTGTGTACATCAGCCACCGCATGGCGGAGATGACCGAACTGGCCGACCGCGTGGCCGTCATGCGGGATGGCGGTTATGTGGGCACGCTGATCAAGGCAGAAGCCGCGCCCGAACGCGTGATCCAGATGATGGTCGGGCGCCCGCTGGATGACTTTTACCAGCGCCGCGAACATGTGGAAAAAGGCCCGGTGCGCCTTGAAGTACGCAACATCATCAGCCCCAAGATCAACGATGCGTCGTTCCATGTCTGTGCCGGCGAAGTGCTTGGCCTTGCAGGGCTGGTCGGCGCCGGTCGCACTGAACTGGCGCGGATCATCTTTGGCGCAGACCCCAAGGCCAGCGGCGACATTGTGGTCGATGGCAAGCCTGTCAACATCCGCCAGCCACTGGACGCGATGAAACTGGGCATTGGTTATCTGCCGGAAGACCGCAAGGGTCAGGGACTGTTTTTGCAGTTGTCGGCGCTGGCCAATACCACCATGAGCGTGCTGAACCGCCATTCGCGCGCGGGGCTGTTGAACCACAAGGCGCTGCGCAAACTGACCGAAGACGCCATCAAGCAGTTGTCGGTAAAGGTGCCCGGGCCGGACGGCATCGTGGGCGGTTTGTCTGGCGGCAACCAGCAAAAACTGTTGCTGGCGCGCTGGCTGGCGATCAAACCGCGCGTGCTGATTCTGGATGAACCCACCCGTGGCGTGGACGTCGGCGCCAAGAGCGAGATCTACCGCATCATCAACCAGCTGGCCGCCAGCGGCGTGGCGGTGGTGGTGATCAGCAGCGAGCTGCCGGAAGTGATCGGCATTTGCGATCGCGTGGTGGTCATGCGTGAAGGCCATATCACCGGCGAGGTGTCGGGCGAGGCCATCAACCAGGAAACCATCATGACCTGCGCCACCCTCGCCACCACGCAACCCGCGCTGGCTCTGGCCGCGTAA
- a CDS encoding alpha/beta fold hydrolase has protein sequence MPQIRANKIAIEYETFGQPDRPAVLLIMGLGMQLLGWPEDFCQALANQGYYVIRFDNRDIGLSSHMDCCGKPNLMWAAMKHKLGLPLKPPYSLADMADDAIGLMDVLGLPRAHVVGASMGGMIAQIVASKAPDRVISLTSIMSSSGAPGLPGPNAAAQAALLKRAAPSLYRPQHREALIDFLHQNWQVLHSPGFPTPEIVQRERIRRSLDRAIYPQGVVRQLMAVVAGPDRSALLGKLTVPSYVIHGTDDPLIPLACGQDTASKIPGARFEEVPGMAHDLAPGVCALLLDRLPPHFEAAAAVQRAEEDALSDTTASV, from the coding sequence ATGCCTCAGATTCGCGCCAATAAAATCGCTATCGAGTACGAAACATTCGGCCAACCCGATCGGCCCGCCGTATTGCTGATCATGGGGCTGGGTATGCAATTGCTCGGCTGGCCCGAGGATTTCTGCCAGGCTCTGGCCAACCAGGGCTATTACGTGATCCGCTTTGACAACCGTGACATCGGCCTGTCATCGCACATGGATTGCTGCGGCAAACCCAATCTGATGTGGGCAGCCATGAAGCACAAGCTCGGGTTGCCGCTCAAGCCGCCGTATTCACTGGCCGACATGGCTGACGACGCCATCGGCCTGATGGATGTACTGGGGCTGCCGCGTGCCCACGTAGTGGGTGCATCCATGGGTGGCATGATTGCGCAGATTGTGGCGTCCAAAGCGCCGGATCGCGTCATCAGCCTGACCAGCATCATGAGCAGTTCCGGCGCGCCAGGTTTGCCTGGCCCCAATGCCGCCGCGCAAGCGGCCTTGCTCAAACGCGCCGCGCCCTCCCTCTACCGGCCGCAGCACCGCGAGGCGCTGATCGACTTTCTGCACCAGAACTGGCAAGTGCTGCACAGCCCGGGTTTTCCCACGCCAGAGATCGTCCAGCGCGAGCGTATCCGCCGCAGCCTTGACCGTGCCATTTACCCGCAAGGGGTGGTGCGCCAGTTGATGGCAGTGGTGGCCGGGCCGGATCGCAGCGCCTTGCTGGGCAAGCTCACGGTGCCGTCGTATGTCATTCACGGTACGGATGATCCGCTGATTCCGCTGGCCTGCGGCCAGGATACCGCCAGCAAGATTCCTGGCGCGCGCTTTGAAGAAGTCCCCGGCATGGCGCATGACCTGGCGCCCGGCGTCTGCGCACTGCTGCTTGATCGCCTGCCCCCGCATTTTGAAGCTGCTGCGGCCGTGCAACGCGCTGAAGAAGACGCGCTGAGCGACACCACCGCCAGCGTCTGA
- a CDS encoding response regulator, which translates to MKPVVLLVEDEARVASLLFDYLRNDGFEPVWQQTGSDALNWLANNEAALVLLDLGLPDIPGMEICRRVRQSSGLPIIMLTGRDTEMDRVLGLELGADDYVCKPFSLREVAARVRTVLRRGLPVPAVRDALTLDDESGRAQIGGRDIQLTVVEFQLLRLMAARPGRLFSRAQLIDGMYADGRVVTERTVDSHIRKIRQKLALAAPGQEFIQSAYGAGYRFEAAPRRGGALVPAAQACLA; encoded by the coding sequence ATGAAGCCAGTGGTATTGCTGGTTGAAGACGAAGCCCGCGTGGCCAGTCTGTTGTTCGATTATCTGCGCAACGATGGTTTTGAGCCGGTCTGGCAGCAGACCGGCAGCGATGCGTTGAACTGGCTGGCCAATAACGAGGCCGCGCTGGTGTTGCTTGATCTGGGCCTGCCCGATATCCCGGGCATGGAAATCTGCCGGCGCGTGCGCCAGAGTTCCGGCTTGCCGATCATCATGCTGACCGGCCGCGATACCGAGATGGATCGCGTGCTGGGGCTGGAACTGGGCGCGGACGATTACGTATGCAAGCCGTTCAGCCTGCGTGAGGTGGCGGCGCGCGTGCGTACCGTGTTGCGGCGCGGCCTGCCGGTCCCGGCGGTGCGCGACGCGCTGACGCTGGATGATGAATCCGGCCGCGCGCAGATTGGCGGTCGTGATATCCAGCTGACGGTGGTGGAGTTCCAGTTGCTGCGCCTGATGGCCGCACGGCCGGGGCGCTTGTTTTCCCGCGCGCAGTTGATCGATGGCATGTACGCCGATGGCCGCGTGGTGACCGAACGCACGGTGGATAGCCATATCCGCAAAATCCGCCAGAAACTCGCCCTTGCTGCGCCCGGCCAGGAGTTCATCCAGTCTGCCTATGGCGCAGGCTACCGTTTTGAAGCCGCGCCACGCCGTGGCGGTGCGCTGGTGCCGGCCGCTCAGGCCTGCCTCGCCTGA
- a CDS encoding ABC transporter substrate-binding protein, giving the protein MRFAQRVVVATCAAAFALPAFAAKPIKYIGVTVGDLANPFFVAIGKGAEDEAKKLSGANVKVTTVSSKYDLNTQVGQIENFIANKADMIIVNAADPKGIAPVLQKAKAAGIVVLAVDVGAEGADITVMSDNTMAGTESCRFLAKQLNGKGNVVIVNGPPVTAVIDRVAGCKKLLATYPGIKVLSDNQDAKGSRDGGMQVMADLLTAHPKIDGVFAINDPSAIGAELAIKQASRTDVKLIASVDGAPDAQVALKDKNSLFAVSTAQNPYKMAETAVQMGYDMMNGKKPAQTTVLLPTPPITKANVATYQGWVK; this is encoded by the coding sequence ATGCGTTTCGCCCAACGAGTTGTTGTAGCCACGTGTGCAGCCGCTTTTGCCCTGCCCGCTTTTGCCGCCAAACCGATCAAGTACATTGGTGTGACTGTCGGTGACCTGGCCAATCCGTTCTTTGTGGCCATTGGCAAGGGTGCAGAAGATGAAGCCAAAAAGCTCTCTGGCGCCAACGTCAAGGTCACCACTGTGTCCAGCAAATACGATCTGAACACCCAGGTGGGCCAGATCGAGAACTTCATTGCCAACAAGGCCGACATGATCATCGTCAACGCGGCTGACCCCAAAGGCATTGCGCCAGTGCTGCAAAAAGCCAAAGCCGCCGGGATTGTCGTACTGGCCGTAGACGTGGGCGCAGAAGGCGCCGATATCACCGTGATGTCTGACAACACCATGGCTGGCACCGAGTCTTGCCGCTTCCTGGCCAAACAACTCAATGGCAAGGGCAATGTGGTGATCGTCAACGGCCCGCCTGTGACCGCCGTGATCGACCGCGTCGCCGGTTGCAAGAAACTGCTGGCCACTTATCCGGGCATCAAGGTGTTGTCGGATAACCAGGACGCCAAGGGCAGCCGCGACGGCGGCATGCAGGTCATGGCTGACCTGTTGACTGCCCACCCGAAAATTGACGGCGTGTTTGCCATTAACGACCCGTCCGCCATTGGCGCTGAACTGGCCATCAAGCAAGCCAGCCGTACCGACGTGAAGCTGATCGCCTCGGTAGACGGCGCGCCGGATGCGCAAGTGGCGCTCAAGGACAAGAACAGCCTGTTTGCCGTTTCCACCGCCCAGAACCCGTACAAGATGGCCGAGACCGCGGTGCAGATGGGCTACGACATGATGAATGGCAAGAAGCCGGCACAAACCACCGTACTGCTGCCCACGCCCCCTATTACCAAAGCCAACGTCGCCACTTATCAAGGCTGGGTCAAGTAA
- a CDS encoding NADPH-dependent FMN reductase has product MSTVRHVAVLVGSLRKASLNRKTALALAELAPPSLKLQIVEIGDLPLYNEDIDVDPPAAYVRFRAEMKAADAVLFVTPEYNRSVPAALKNAIDVGSRPRGEAVWSGKPGAVVSVSPGAVGGFGANHHLRQSLVFLNVPCMQQPEAYVGNAGDMFDANGKLSSDRSREFLQKFIDGYAAWVEKQLG; this is encoded by the coding sequence ATGAGTACCGTCCGACACGTTGCCGTACTGGTAGGCAGCTTGCGCAAGGCATCGCTGAATCGCAAAACCGCGCTGGCGCTGGCTGAGCTGGCGCCTCCTTCGCTCAAGCTGCAGATTGTCGAGATCGGTGACCTGCCGCTGTACAACGAAGATATCGATGTCGATCCGCCCGCCGCGTATGTGCGCTTTCGGGCTGAAATGAAAGCGGCCGATGCCGTGCTGTTTGTCACGCCGGAATACAACCGCTCGGTACCCGCCGCGCTGAAAAACGCTATCGATGTCGGCTCCCGTCCGCGGGGCGAAGCGGTGTGGAGCGGCAAACCCGGGGCCGTGGTCAGTGTCTCGCCCGGCGCGGTGGGCGGCTTTGGCGCCAACCATCATCTGCGCCAGTCGCTGGTGTTCCTGAATGTGCCGTGCATGCAGCAACCCGAAGCCTATGTCGGCAATGCCGGCGATATGTTTGATGCAAACGGCAAACTCAGCAGCGACCGCAGCCGCGAGTTTTTGCAGAAATTCATCGACGGCTATGCCGCGTGGGTAGAAAAGCAACTGGGATAA
- a CDS encoding DeoR/GlpR family DNA-binding transcription regulator produces MSVDLRRERFKSGTALPVDRHQIIRERLQRDGRVLAAELATEFAVSEDSIRRDLREMAAAGECQRVYGGAIAMSATGKPIAERNTENLARKERLARSAVRLIQGGQFVFLDAGSTNLAIARLLPEDIGITVATNSPAIAAALVGREDLRVIMIGGTLDHQTGGTLGGSAVLEVQQMRPDLCFLGICAISAESGLGGGHMEDVAFKRQLVASSGAIVAVATNEKLGTGAPFGIAPLSEVTHLVIEHDADTQILHRLAEAGTSLADAGINVLRAE; encoded by the coding sequence ATGAGCGTGGATTTGCGCCGTGAACGTTTTAAGTCAGGCACCGCTTTGCCGGTAGACCGACACCAGATTATCCGTGAACGCTTACAGCGGGACGGCCGGGTTCTGGCCGCAGAACTGGCCACGGAATTTGCAGTTTCAGAAGATTCCATCCGCCGTGACCTGCGCGAAATGGCCGCCGCCGGCGAGTGTCAGCGCGTGTATGGCGGCGCCATTGCCATGTCGGCCACCGGCAAACCCATTGCCGAACGCAATACGGAAAACCTGGCCCGCAAGGAGCGGCTGGCCCGCAGCGCCGTGCGGCTGATCCAGGGCGGCCAGTTTGTGTTTCTGGATGCCGGCAGCACCAACCTGGCCATCGCCCGCCTGTTGCCTGAAGACATTGGCATAACCGTGGCCACCAACTCGCCCGCCATCGCGGCAGCACTGGTCGGGCGCGAAGACCTGCGCGTGATCATGATTGGCGGCACGCTTGATCACCAGACCGGGGGCACGCTGGGCGGCAGTGCCGTGCTGGAAGTACAGCAAATGCGGCCGGATTTGTGCTTTCTGGGGATCTGCGCCATCAGCGCCGAATCCGGCCTTGGGGGCGGGCATATGGAAGACGTCGCCTTCAAGCGCCAGCTGGTGGCCAGCAGCGGCGCCATTGTCGCCGTTGCCACCAACGAAAAGCTGGGCACCGGCGCGCCGTTTGGCATTGCGCCGTTGTCAGAGGTCACGCATCTGGTGATCGAACATGATGCCGACACGCAGATTCTGCATCGCCTGGCTGAAGCAGGAACAAGTTTGGCTGATGCAGGAATCAACGTGCTTCGCGCCGAATAA
- a CDS encoding ABC transporter permease subunit, which produces MANQTHTAGSTPLAPTPASGSGQHRMTFGQVFNRVGMLPVLILMYIAFYFLTRYLSDDGTSNFMTTGNTMNILRQTSINLVLACGMTFVILTAGIDLSVGSILAVSAVLGMLTSLPGHMAALALPVFLLSGLAMGLINGVMVAGFKINPFVVTLGTMTALRGAAYLFADGTTVLNRDIPSFEWLGNSNFLGVPWLIWVAIGVVLVSWFILRQTVLGLHIYAVGGNPQAARLTGIKVGAVLLFVYAINGLFSGIGGAMSASRLYGANGNWGTGYELDAIAAVVLGGTSLMGGVGSIWGTVIGALIIGVMNNGLTIIGLSSFWQYVAKGVVIVLAVMLDKWRQQQATTN; this is translated from the coding sequence ATGGCCAATCAGACACACACCGCCGGCTCTACCCCGCTTGCGCCAACCCCGGCCAGCGGCAGCGGCCAGCACCGCATGACTTTCGGGCAGGTGTTCAATCGCGTCGGCATGTTGCCGGTGCTGATCCTGATGTACATCGCTTTCTACTTTTTGACGCGGTATCTGAGTGATGACGGCACGTCCAACTTCATGACGACCGGCAACACCATGAATATCCTGCGCCAGACCTCCATCAATCTGGTGCTGGCCTGCGGGATGACCTTTGTCATCCTCACCGCCGGCATTGATCTGTCCGTGGGTTCCATCCTGGCGGTGTCGGCCGTACTGGGCATGCTGACTTCCTTGCCCGGCCATATGGCGGCGCTGGCCTTGCCGGTGTTCTTGCTGTCCGGCCTTGCCATGGGCTTGATCAATGGCGTGATGGTGGCCGGCTTCAAGATCAACCCGTTTGTGGTCACGCTGGGCACCATGACCGCGTTGCGCGGCGCAGCCTATCTGTTTGCCGATGGCACCACCGTGCTCAACCGCGATATCCCGTCGTTTGAATGGCTGGGCAACAGCAACTTCCTGGGCGTGCCCTGGCTGATCTGGGTGGCGATCGGCGTGGTGCTGGTCAGCTGGTTCATCCTGCGCCAGACCGTATTGGGGCTGCATATCTACGCGGTCGGCGGCAACCCGCAAGCGGCACGGCTGACCGGGATCAAGGTCGGCGCGGTACTGCTGTTTGTGTATGCCATCAACGGGCTGTTCAGCGGCATTGGCGGCGCCATGAGTGCATCACGTTTGTATGGCGCCAACGGCAACTGGGGCACCGGTTATGAACTGGATGCCATCGCCGCCGTGGTGCTGGGCGGCACCAGCTTGATGGGCGGGGTGGGCTCGATCTGGGGCACGGTGATCGGCGCGCTGATCATTGGTGTGATGAACAATGGGCTGACCATTATCGGGCTCTCCAGCTTCTGGCAATACGTGGCCAAAGGCGTAGTGATTGTGCTGGCCGTCATGCTGGATAAATGGCGCCAGCAACAAGCCACCACCAACTGA
- a CDS encoding LacI family DNA-binding transcriptional regulator — protein sequence MAENENVAIPDGFSGVVTMNDVAAAAGLSRTTVSKYFNGSATLKPDTREKIERACRALNYVPDLHAVSLVTGRSNLVGVVLPFIAEPFFGKVLQLMEREAAALGLQIVIQASNNDTRREAAALMALRAMKVHGIILTPIESQENRALLASLQKEMRIVFLDSFMDENCHFVMNDNQQSIGLMVNYLLSRNVRPAYLGTPRIANPSRPERLAGYVSAMKAAGETPEVIPVAVDTPTWQFEAFAYEQLLNWCGQGGLRDSGAGGIMCTTDRMAFGAAKALRKFGRHPGKDMLLAGHDNLDICEYMDPQLTTVHQDIERISQAAMHFIQLDPAELGGRFYQQRFPGRLVIRESA from the coding sequence GTGGCAGAGAATGAAAACGTTGCCATTCCGGATGGATTTTCCGGTGTCGTGACCATGAATGACGTTGCCGCCGCGGCCGGGCTATCGCGCACCACGGTGAGCAAATATTTCAACGGCAGCGCAACACTCAAGCCCGATACCCGCGAAAAAATCGAACGCGCCTGTCGTGCGCTCAACTATGTGCCAGACCTGCACGCGGTCAGTCTCGTCACCGGGCGCTCCAACCTGGTGGGCGTGGTGCTGCCGTTTATTGCCGAGCCGTTTTTTGGCAAGGTGCTGCAACTGATGGAGCGCGAAGCCGCGGCGCTGGGGTTGCAGATTGTCATCCAGGCCTCCAATAACGACACCCGGCGTGAAGCTGCCGCGCTGATGGCACTGCGCGCCATGAAAGTGCACGGCATCATCCTCACCCCGATCGAATCTCAGGAAAACCGCGCCTTGCTGGCCAGCCTGCAAAAGGAAATGCGCATTGTCTTCCTGGATAGTTTCATGGACGAAAACTGCCATTTCGTCATGAACGACAACCAGCAAAGCATTGGCCTGATGGTGAACTACCTGTTAAGCCGCAATGTGCGCCCAGCCTACCTGGGCACGCCGCGCATTGCCAACCCCTCGCGGCCAGAGCGGCTGGCCGGGTATGTCTCAGCCATGAAAGCGGCGGGCGAGACGCCAGAAGTGATTCCCGTCGCGGTCGATACCCCGACCTGGCAGTTTGAAGCGTTTGCCTACGAACAATTATTGAACTGGTGCGGGCAGGGCGGCCTGCGGGATTCCGGCGCGGGCGGCATCATGTGCACCACAGACCGCATGGCCTTCGGTGCGGCCAAGGCGCTGCGCAAGTTTGGCCGGCATCCGGGTAAAGACATGTTGCTGGCCGGGCACGATAACCTGGATATCTGCGAATACATGGACCCGCAACTGACCACGGTGCACCAGGATATCGAGCGCATCAGCCAGGCCGCCATGCACTTTATCCAGCTTGATCCGGCTGAGCTGGGCGGGCGCTTTTACCAGCAGCGATTCCCCGGGCGTCTGGTGATCCGCGAGTCGGCCTGA